A stretch of the Sulfurimonas sp. HSL3-1 genome encodes the following:
- a CDS encoding protein containing Six-hairpin glycosidase-like domain protein, producing the protein MTVPHAVSGAETADEMQFFGAVRKLLAGEPSAFPLPKRFARSFDPSCSQLYITLFQRGVKPMRWGSRRRSLAESVRRAVAGVRKRKGFEAFHVSDPSVCRIMVEMVTEEIPCRPEELTWMDVSPARYEPGVTGVRCVYEGTVRYVMPTDAVTHSIMSVTQLLDYLAGRFGLAQKGQDEEQRAAMMRGLPLQCCLLKSVAVITYEAKTLPLYRGLPSPFPLSAGTVERVLRESIGWLADNMRRDGRFLYYYDPLRDSEADFQHPKNPGYYNILRHSGATITLLEGYTLFKERRLLEAARRSIDYFVTTLQEEEDAEGYRCYPFYNKKSKLGGAGIGLAALMRYRHLSGDGRYGRYAEGLVRHLLSRIDGEGEMIGYYRHPRFGKGAPLVGIDDKTKRGLFSFYYPGEALLGLALFHAHGDGSEKLKARIRHESRRALDFLIHIRPKRYADLFEPLPADSWLMQAIEAWDGIEGVVTDAHRAFVYGDAAQMIRHMYTPDNALCPDYAGGFYYRFGDHVYHDGSRCEGLMAAYRLARQRGERAQMTHILGPMLLAARGLLATFNTPESAYAHRYPERSVGSFRFKLTRQWIRVDAVQHAACFYARLLPILK; encoded by the coding sequence ATGACGGTACCGCACGCGGTCTCCGGCGCGGAAACGGCAGATGAGATGCAGTTTTTTGGGGCGGTTCGGAAGCTGCTGGCGGGAGAGCCTTCGGCATTCCCGCTTCCCAAACGGTTTGCACGGAGCTTCGATCCCTCCTGCTCGCAGCTCTATATTACGCTCTTTCAACGCGGCGTGAAGCCGATGCGCTGGGGATCGCGTCGCCGTTCGCTGGCGGAGAGCGTACGCCGCGCCGTGGCGGGAGTACGCAAACGCAAAGGCTTTGAGGCTTTTCATGTTTCCGACCCCTCCGTGTGCCGGATCATGGTTGAGATGGTGACGGAGGAGATCCCCTGTCGTCCGGAAGAGTTGACGTGGATGGACGTGTCGCCGGCGCGATATGAGCCCGGGGTGACCGGGGTACGCTGTGTCTATGAGGGGACGGTGCGTTACGTCATGCCGACCGATGCCGTGACCCACAGCATCATGAGTGTGACGCAGCTGCTGGACTATCTTGCCGGGCGCTTCGGTCTGGCGCAGAAGGGGCAGGATGAGGAGCAGCGTGCCGCGATGATGCGCGGCCTCCCGCTGCAGTGCTGCCTGCTCAAAAGCGTTGCCGTAATCACCTATGAAGCGAAGACTCTTCCGCTGTACCGGGGGCTTCCGTCGCCTTTTCCCCTCTCGGCCGGTACCGTGGAGAGGGTACTGCGCGAGAGCATCGGTTGGCTGGCGGACAATATGCGGCGCGACGGACGCTTCCTCTACTATTACGATCCCCTGCGTGACAGCGAAGCCGATTTTCAGCACCCGAAGAACCCGGGTTATTACAACATACTGCGCCACAGCGGCGCGACGATCACCCTGCTCGAGGGGTATACGCTCTTCAAAGAACGCCGTCTGCTGGAGGCGGCGCGCCGCTCCATCGATTATTTTGTGACGACGTTGCAAGAAGAGGAGGATGCGGAGGGGTATCGCTGCTACCCCTTTTATAACAAGAAGTCCAAGCTCGGGGGTGCGGGCATAGGGCTGGCCGCCCTGATGCGTTACCGCCATCTCAGCGGCGACGGGCGTTACGGGCGCTATGCAGAGGGGTTGGTCCGGCACCTGCTCAGCCGTATCGACGGGGAGGGGGAGATGATCGGCTACTACCGCCACCCGCGTTTCGGGAAGGGGGCGCCGCTTGTCGGCATCGATGACAAGACGAAGCGGGGCCTCTTCTCCTTTTACTACCCCGGCGAGGCGCTGCTTGGCCTGGCACTTTTCCATGCACACGGCGACGGGTCGGAAAAACTGAAAGCGCGCATTCGGCATGAGAGCCGCCGGGCACTTGATTTTCTCATCCATATCCGTCCGAAGCGCTATGCCGATCTCTTCGAGCCGCTGCCGGCAGACAGCTGGCTGATGCAGGCAATCGAGGCCTGGGACGGGATTGAAGGCGTCGTCACCGATGCCCACCGGGCCTTCGTGTACGGGGACGCGGCACAGATGATCCGCCATATGTACACGCCTGATAATGCGCTCTGTCCAGATTATGCCGGCGGGTTTTACTACCGTTTCGGTGACCACGTCTACCATGACGGTTCGCGCTGCGAAGGACTGATGGCGGCCTACCGGCTGGCGCGGCAGCGGGGGGAGCGGGCGCAGATGACGCACATCCTCGGGCCCATGCTTCTGGCGGCGCGGGGACTGCTCGCCACCTTCAATACGCCCGAATCCGCGTACGCCCACCGCTACCCCGAGCGCAGCGTCGGCAGCTTCCGCTTCAAACTGACGCGCCAATGGATCCGTGTCGATGCCGTGCAGCATGCCGCCTGTTTCTATGCCCGTCTGCTCCCGATACTGAAGTGA
- a CDS encoding response regulator transcription factor, whose translation MFQDLGALYGALDKAHPAVVLFDYDGNIGELEELLQFLKGTKSAVMAMNSSPVYSDGILLLKEGARALLNTYASANNINQAVKAVVGGNIWLYPEFIQMMIRQNSMMAAQRQEALDPLSARERELAEMVALGMSNKEIAQTADITEQTVKTHLKTVYEKLGVASRLELAIMVNNARR comes from the coding sequence ATGTTTCAGGATCTCGGAGCGCTCTACGGCGCTTTGGACAAAGCGCATCCCGCGGTCGTGCTGTTCGATTATGACGGCAATATCGGGGAGTTGGAGGAGCTGCTCCAGTTTCTCAAAGGGACGAAGAGCGCCGTGATGGCGATGAACAGCAGCCCCGTCTATTCTGACGGGATTCTGCTGCTCAAGGAGGGGGCACGCGCCCTGCTGAACACCTACGCTTCTGCCAACAACATCAATCAGGCCGTCAAGGCCGTCGTCGGCGGCAATATCTGGCTTTACCCGGAGTTTATCCAGATGATGATCCGGCAGAACAGCATGATGGCAGCCCAGCGTCAGGAAGCGCTTGACCCGTTGTCGGCGCGGGAACGCGAGCTGGCGGAGATGGTGGCGCTCGGGATGAGCAACAAGGAGATCGCCCAGACGGCGGATATCACAGAACAGACGGTCAAGACCCATTTGAAGACGGTGTATGAGAAGCTCGGCGTGGCCAGCCGGCTCGAGCTGGCCATTATGGTCAATAATGCCAGACGATAA
- a CDS encoding HlyD family type I secretion periplasmic adaptor subunit, giving the protein MLDSSMLSSRPPKRPSDKSDQRPRVVSEEELAYLNSRSAAVLERTALHSRLFLWIMLLTVAVFIVWADHAMIDEVVKGNGKIVPSSQIKPIQNLEGGIVKEILIKEGDLVKKGEPLLKMQDIYFSSTVEKTRLEYDELYARAVRLRAEAHGTAFLEPETSDPAQKALIEKERSLFTSNRKQLKKSIAVLDAQIVQRSSELKEAREHYVELEQEMELVRKEIEINKPLVIKRIVPEVDYIKLQRDANNVQQSLTTTRHQIASTRAMIDEAKSKRDEAELAFQNRAKEELNGIEAQMQRIKESQAALEDQVSRTLVRSPVDGIVKRLYVTTIGGVVTPGMKMMDILPTGDSLLVEVKVHPRDIAFLYPDQRAVIKITAYDFAIYGGLSGRVVRISPDSINEADGKTYYQVWIETDKTFLGTVENPLKLIPGMVVNAEIITGKKSILDYILQPLLRTKDNAFKER; this is encoded by the coding sequence GTGCTTGACAGTTCCATGCTCTCCAGCCGGCCGCCGAAGCGCCCCTCTGACAAGAGTGATCAGCGTCCCAGGGTCGTTTCAGAGGAGGAGCTGGCCTATCTTAACAGCCGCAGCGCCGCGGTACTGGAGCGTACGGCCCTGCATTCACGGCTTTTCCTCTGGATTATGCTGCTGACGGTGGCGGTTTTCATCGTCTGGGCGGATCACGCGATGATCGACGAGGTTGTCAAGGGCAACGGCAAGATCGTGCCGAGCAGTCAGATCAAGCCGATCCAGAACCTCGAAGGGGGGATCGTCAAGGAGATCCTCATCAAAGAGGGCGACCTGGTCAAAAAAGGCGAACCGCTGCTGAAGATGCAGGATATCTACTTCAGTTCGACGGTGGAGAAGACCCGGCTGGAGTATGACGAACTTTACGCCCGGGCGGTCCGCCTGCGGGCGGAGGCCCACGGGACGGCTTTTCTCGAACCCGAGACGAGCGACCCGGCGCAAAAGGCGCTGATCGAGAAGGAACGCAGCCTTTTCACGAGTAACCGGAAGCAACTCAAAAAGAGCATCGCGGTGCTCGACGCGCAGATCGTCCAGCGCAGCAGCGAGCTCAAAGAAGCGCGGGAGCACTATGTCGAGCTTGAGCAGGAGATGGAACTGGTTCGCAAGGAGATCGAGATTAACAAGCCCCTGGTCATAAAGCGGATCGTGCCCGAGGTTGACTATATCAAGCTGCAGCGCGATGCCAACAACGTACAGCAGTCCCTGACGACGACAAGACATCAGATCGCGTCGACGCGGGCGATGATCGACGAGGCAAAGAGCAAACGCGACGAAGCCGAGCTCGCTTTCCAGAACCGTGCCAAGGAGGAGCTCAACGGAATCGAGGCGCAGATGCAGCGGATCAAGGAGTCCCAGGCGGCGCTCGAAGACCAGGTGAGCCGGACCCTGGTGCGCTCGCCCGTCGACGGGATCGTCAAGCGCCTCTATGTCACAACGATCGGCGGGGTCGTGACGCCGGGCATGAAGATGATGGATATCCTTCCGACGGGAGATTCGCTGCTGGTCGAAGTCAAGGTCCATCCGCGCGATATCGCCTTCTTGTACCCCGATCAGCGCGCGGTGATCAAGATTACGGCCTATGATTTCGCCATCTACGGGGGACTCAGCGGCCGGGTCGTGCGGATCAGCCCCGACTCCATTAACGAAGCCGACGGCAAGACCTACTACCAGGTCTGGATCGAAACGGACAAAACGTTCCTCGGCACGGTGGAGAATCCGTTGAAGCTGATTCCGGGCATGGTCGTCAACGCGGAGATCATCACGGGCAAAAAGAGCATTCTCGACTATATTCTTCAACCGCTGCTGCGTACGAAAGACAATGCCTTCAAGGAGCGATAG
- a CDS encoding type I secretion system permease/ATPase, which produces MGEQNRSGLLDALLAVAKLYHQEVTAEIVLAGLPVDPEDPKLFEPDPQRSRSLFSRAAEKAGFASTLQKKSLRKIAQHLLPCILILKEDRACVLLEFDKEMEYANVLLPGVPEQEGWIPIEHLEAEYLGYCFLMKKNFGFSLEAQEEKEEEDERHWFWSTLSRTRTIYMDILVGSFLVNLFILILPLYMRNVFDRVIPNTALDTLWVLTYGVVAIFVLEAFLRFLRSYFMEIAAKKSDVIMSSKIFEHVMDMKLSEQIGSVGAFSSDLKQYESIRNFLTSTVVTTLVDLPFSILFLLVVYWVAGDVVYIPLMTIVLIAVYAFLIKGPIRTSIRNSNQASAVKNSILLESLNAIETIKAFNYNSVMQWKLEEATGNIAQRGLKSRVLNGSIATATSFLIRVQTVAVIVASVYMIHQGILTTGGLLVAYILSSRAVNPVGKLVMLILQFNKARAGFRAIEKVMGSAIEHPKEREFISASHLKGKIDFVNVDFAYPDSARNALHDVSFTIEPGEHVAIMGEMGSGKTTIINLLMGFYAPKEGMILADDVEMDQYAPAELRKQIAYVPQEIVLLQGTIKENIALKHPGIDSHEIVEAARLSGALRYINLNPDGFNMKIKEKGQNVSGGQRQSIGIARALIDDFSLVLFDEPTSHLDEESERIAILGISQKIKGKTALFVTHKDAVLELVERIILLERGEVVMDGTKAEVLAYLKKSEVHSA; this is translated from the coding sequence ATGGGCGAACAGAATCGTTCCGGGCTGCTTGACGCCCTGTTGGCTGTTGCAAAACTCTATCACCAGGAAGTGACCGCGGAGATCGTCCTGGCGGGGTTGCCGGTCGACCCGGAGGACCCGAAACTGTTCGAGCCCGACCCCCAGCGCTCCCGTTCGCTTTTTAGCCGGGCGGCGGAAAAGGCGGGCTTCGCCAGTACCCTTCAAAAGAAATCCCTGCGCAAGATCGCACAGCACCTGCTGCCGTGTATCCTGATTCTGAAAGAGGATCGCGCCTGCGTGCTGCTCGAGTTTGACAAAGAGATGGAGTATGCGAACGTACTGCTTCCCGGCGTTCCCGAGCAGGAGGGGTGGATCCCCATCGAACACCTGGAAGCGGAGTACCTCGGGTACTGTTTCCTGATGAAAAAGAACTTCGGGTTCAGCCTGGAAGCGCAGGAAGAGAAGGAAGAGGAGGACGAAAGGCACTGGTTCTGGAGTACGTTGTCGCGCACAAGAACGATCTATATGGACATTCTGGTCGGCTCCTTCCTGGTCAATCTTTTTATTCTGATCCTGCCGCTGTATATGCGCAACGTTTTTGACCGGGTCATCCCGAATACGGCCCTCGACACGCTCTGGGTCCTCACCTACGGTGTCGTGGCCATCTTCGTGCTCGAAGCCTTTTTGCGTTTTTTGCGGAGCTACTTTATGGAGATCGCGGCGAAAAAGAGCGACGTGATCATGTCGTCGAAGATCTTCGAGCACGTCATGGATATGAAGCTCTCCGAGCAGATCGGTTCCGTCGGCGCGTTTTCAAGCGACCTGAAACAGTACGAGAGCATCCGGAACTTTCTGACCTCCACCGTCGTGACGACCCTCGTCGATCTCCCGTTTTCGATTCTTTTCCTGCTGGTGGTTTACTGGGTCGCCGGCGATGTTGTCTATATCCCGCTGATGACAATCGTCCTGATCGCAGTGTACGCCTTCCTTATAAAAGGACCGATCCGGACCAGCATCCGCAACTCCAACCAGGCATCGGCGGTGAAAAACAGCATTCTGCTCGAAAGCCTCAATGCCATTGAAACGATCAAGGCCTTCAACTACAACAGCGTTATGCAGTGGAAGCTGGAGGAGGCGACGGGGAACATTGCCCAGCGGGGGCTCAAATCCCGCGTCCTCAACGGCTCCATCGCGACGGCGACCTCCTTTCTGATCCGCGTACAGACGGTTGCCGTGATCGTGGCCAGCGTCTACATGATCCACCAGGGCATACTGACGACGGGGGGATTACTGGTCGCCTACATCCTTTCGTCGCGGGCCGTCAACCCCGTCGGGAAGCTGGTGATGCTGATCTTGCAGTTCAACAAAGCCCGTGCAGGCTTCCGTGCAATCGAGAAGGTGATGGGAAGTGCCATCGAACACCCCAAAGAGCGTGAGTTTATCAGTGCAAGCCATCTCAAAGGAAAGATCGATTTCGTCAATGTAGATTTCGCCTACCCCGATTCGGCGCGCAATGCCCTGCATGACGTCTCGTTCACGATCGAACCCGGCGAACACGTCGCCATCATGGGAGAGATGGGATCGGGCAAGACGACCATCATCAACCTGCTGATGGGCTTTTATGCACCGAAGGAGGGAATGATCCTCGCGGACGACGTCGAGATGGATCAGTACGCCCCGGCGGAGCTGCGCAAACAGATCGCCTACGTGCCCCAGGAGATCGTTCTGCTGCAGGGGACGATCAAGGAGAACATCGCCCTGAAGCATCCCGGTATCGATTCGCACGAGATCGTCGAGGCGGCACGCCTGAGCGGCGCCCTGCGCTACATCAATCTCAACCCCGACGGCTTCAATATGAAGATCAAGGAGAAGGGACAGAACGTTTCGGGCGGGCAACGCCAGAGCATCGGAATCGCACGGGCCCTGATCGACGATTTCTCTTTGGTCCTTTTTGACGAGCCGACCTCGCATCTGGATGAAGAGAGCGAGCGCATCGCCATCCTCGGGATCTCCCAGAAGATCAAGGGGAAGACGGCGCTCTTCGTGACGCACAAAGACGCCGTTTTGGAACTGGTCGAGCGCATCATCCTGCTCGAGCGCGGGGAGGTCGTGATGGACGGAACGAAGGCGGAGGTCCTCGCCTACCTTAAAAAGTCGGAGGTGCACAGTGCTTGA
- a CDS encoding bifunctional diguanylate cyclase/phosphodiesterase, with product MTLFKEITLAMSILVIALLAMTMFSNYRTNVRFIEEQLYTSARNTASSLGLAISRASDGQDVAMAETMINAVFDSGLYEAIVYRNVDGKVLYERHTPLILDDVPAWFADSIALPPASASVPVGREWMQVGELQIEGHRGNAYTQMWDALKEVLVSFFILSLLAMGGIYFMLKIVLRSLDAVREQAEAVSGNRFIIQESLPRTREFRDVVQAINTLVFKVKEVFKKEADAVARYNTLLYEDRQTHLKNRDFFMMKLGSLMSGEDRFSAGYVAALQLCDPDKVKHEEGGYVLQKVLSFIGDIARGIVNGVEEGVACRVREFEVILILPSLEESDVSALLTSAAESCKGAGYCVTIAAAAYRTGETPSDLLSHLDYALMQAEAGGAVPVLYREKHDHVPSWGHDEWRKHLRDAMQFDRFVTVYQPVVARSGETVQKELLLRLELEGKLLNAGAFIPVVSHLDLLEELDRYVLDKMGKSFHAVEVAVNVSEDFIAHSSTIGWLSARKDAWDDNTLELAFEVSNSTVLSAPEPAAAFSMFVQKQGWRFGIDHFTVESEKDLTFLQRVKPSYLKIDAAYLLSLVGSESKRESALFTIARLIDIDLIATGVDSEETATSLYEHGIERLQGFWIGKPDKGAV from the coding sequence GTGACACTCTTTAAAGAGATCACGCTGGCAATGTCTATTCTGGTGATAGCGCTGCTGGCGATGACGATGTTCAGCAACTACCGGACGAACGTCCGTTTCATCGAGGAGCAGCTCTATACGAGTGCACGCAACACGGCTTCATCCCTGGGGCTGGCGATCAGCCGGGCCTCCGACGGTCAGGATGTCGCGATGGCCGAAACGATGATCAACGCCGTATTTGACAGCGGACTTTACGAAGCGATCGTCTACCGCAACGTCGACGGAAAGGTGCTCTACGAGCGTCATACGCCGCTGATCCTCGATGACGTGCCGGCATGGTTCGCCGACAGCATCGCCCTGCCGCCTGCGTCCGCATCCGTGCCCGTGGGCAGAGAGTGGATGCAGGTCGGAGAGCTTCAGATCGAAGGACACCGCGGCAACGCTTATACCCAGATGTGGGATGCGCTCAAGGAAGTGCTCGTCAGTTTCTTCATCCTGAGCCTGCTGGCCATGGGCGGGATCTACTTTATGTTGAAGATCGTGCTGCGTTCGCTCGATGCGGTCCGCGAACAGGCGGAAGCCGTCTCGGGGAACCGTTTTATCATCCAGGAGTCGCTGCCGAGAACAAGGGAGTTCCGCGATGTGGTCCAGGCCATCAATACCCTGGTGTTTAAAGTGAAGGAGGTTTTCAAGAAGGAGGCCGATGCCGTCGCCCGCTACAATACGCTCCTGTATGAAGACCGCCAGACCCACCTGAAAAACCGCGATTTCTTTATGATGAAACTGGGCAGCCTGATGTCGGGCGAAGACCGCTTCTCCGCCGGCTATGTCGCCGCGCTGCAGCTGTGCGACCCCGACAAGGTGAAACATGAAGAGGGAGGATACGTCCTGCAGAAGGTGCTCTCCTTTATCGGCGACATTGCCCGCGGCATCGTCAACGGGGTCGAAGAGGGCGTCGCCTGCCGGGTCCGTGAATTCGAAGTGATCCTCATCCTCCCGTCGCTGGAAGAGTCGGATGTTTCGGCACTGCTCACCTCGGCGGCGGAGAGCTGCAAGGGGGCCGGCTATTGCGTGACGATCGCCGCGGCGGCCTACCGTACCGGCGAGACCCCTTCTGACCTCCTGAGTCATCTCGATTATGCGCTGATGCAGGCAGAAGCCGGCGGGGCCGTACCGGTCCTTTACCGTGAAAAACACGATCATGTTCCTTCATGGGGACACGACGAGTGGCGGAAACATCTGCGCGACGCAATGCAGTTCGACCGTTTTGTGACCGTGTACCAGCCCGTTGTCGCCCGCAGCGGGGAGACGGTGCAAAAAGAGCTGTTGCTGCGCCTGGAGCTGGAAGGCAAGCTGCTCAACGCCGGGGCATTCATTCCGGTCGTTTCACACCTCGATCTGCTCGAGGAGCTTGACCGTTACGTGCTCGACAAGATGGGCAAGAGCTTTCATGCCGTCGAGGTTGCGGTGAACGTTTCGGAGGATTTTATCGCCCACAGTTCTACCATTGGATGGTTGTCCGCCAGGAAAGATGCCTGGGACGATAATACGCTGGAACTGGCGTTCGAGGTCTCCAACAGTACGGTGCTGAGCGCGCCGGAGCCCGCGGCGGCTTTCTCCATGTTCGTACAGAAGCAGGGATGGCGTTTCGGCATCGACCACTTTACGGTCGAATCCGAAAAAGATCTGACCTTCCTGCAGCGTGTCAAACCCTCCTACCTGAAGATCGACGCGGCGTACCTGCTCTCCCTGGTCGGTTCCGAGAGCAAACGCGAATCGGCGCTCTTTACCATCGCCAGGCTGATCGACATCGATCTGATCGCGACAGGGGTCGACAGCGAGGAGACGGCAACAAGTCTGTACGAGCACGGTATTGAGCGGCTGCAGGGCTTCTGGATCGGCAAGCCAGACAAGGGGGCGGTGTAG
- a CDS encoding transglutaminase-like cysteine peptidase produces MLRYFALLSLLLGCAGQGATLTPIGEKASAGHAAVNANEQEYFARKRLEAMERMLNGLRDKSEMEKLKGVNDFFNRVRFVSDIQNWGVEDYWARPSEFLARDQGDCEDYVIAKYFALKRLGVPEKKLFFTYVKAVKFNQAHMVLTYYEDPKAVPLVLDNLNYRIFPATKRKDLVYVYSFNAESLFLNTQQGRGKTLSGGKSRNKAWAAFLQRIEKEGL; encoded by the coding sequence TTGCTCAGGTATTTCGCACTTCTTTCGCTCCTTCTAGGATGTGCAGGACAGGGTGCCACGCTGACTCCCATCGGGGAGAAGGCGTCGGCAGGGCATGCAGCCGTCAACGCGAACGAACAGGAATATTTCGCCCGGAAACGCTTAGAAGCGATGGAGCGGATGCTCAACGGCCTCCGGGACAAGAGTGAAATGGAAAAGCTCAAAGGGGTCAACGACTTCTTCAACCGCGTCCGTTTCGTTTCCGACATCCAAAACTGGGGTGTCGAGGACTACTGGGCGCGCCCGAGCGAATTCCTCGCGCGTGACCAGGGGGATTGCGAAGATTACGTCATCGCAAAGTATTTTGCCCTGAAACGGCTCGGTGTCCCCGAAAAAAAGCTCTTCTTTACCTACGTAAAGGCCGTCAAGTTCAACCAGGCGCATATGGTGCTGACCTATTACGAAGACCCGAAAGCAGTACCGCTGGTCCTGGATAATCTCAATTACCGCATTTTCCCGGCAACGAAACGTAAAGACCTTGTCTATGTCTACAGTTTCAACGCGGAGTCCCTCTTTTTGAATACGCAGCAGGGAAGAGGCAAAACGCTTTCAGGCGGGAAGTCACGCAATAAGGCGTGGGCTGCATTCCTGCAACGCATTGAAAAGGAGGGATTGTGA
- a CDS encoding TolC family outer membrane protein, whose product MKHKGILGILPFLLATAGHGLTLEEAYRTVVDTNPEIRQRIEDYRAVEEDKTIAFADYLPVVDLQGSVGLKHDEGSNGPIGPNVDSDTYMHTEAFVRARENLFRGFSTMHDVAQQDARLLSAEYSLMEKVSQLGLTMIESYLAVLKQKQILALTLENRDTHQRYYDMIKERLEAGVGAQSDMEQISGRLALAESNVKVAINNFEDAQTNFKRIYGETVDPEDMMEAKVNAALMPMSIEAAEKTALQYYPTLMASRKNIKAAQEAYSQAAYTYYPSVDLEVKQSHVNNDRTGDYAWRTDAGDENEFSVQLVASWNIYNGGADVASRKKALASAFNASEKMMENQRLVFERLNYSWAAKTRITEQLEYLKEHRDFTQRTLQAYNEEFRLGRRTLLDVLDVENEYYTSRKAYVSTLYDQQLAEYRVIENVGSLPLVAEVKPEEVLALKRDAMAPTEVPASE is encoded by the coding sequence ATGAAACATAAGGGAATACTTGGGATTCTGCCTTTCCTACTGGCAACGGCAGGCCACGGATTGACATTGGAAGAAGCGTATCGGACGGTGGTGGACACCAATCCGGAAATCCGGCAGCGCATTGAAGATTACCGTGCCGTCGAAGAGGACAAAACGATCGCATTCGCTGATTACCTCCCGGTGGTAGATCTGCAGGGATCCGTCGGTCTTAAGCATGATGAAGGTTCCAATGGACCGATCGGTCCTAACGTGGATTCAGACACCTACATGCATACGGAAGCGTTCGTTCGGGCGCGCGAAAACCTTTTCCGCGGTTTCTCGACGATGCACGACGTCGCGCAGCAGGATGCGAGACTGCTCTCCGCGGAGTACTCGCTGATGGAAAAAGTGAGCCAGCTCGGCCTCACCATGATCGAAAGCTATCTGGCCGTGCTAAAGCAGAAGCAGATCCTCGCCCTGACGCTGGAGAACCGCGACACGCACCAGCGCTACTATGACATGATCAAAGAGCGTCTCGAAGCCGGCGTGGGCGCACAGTCGGATATGGAACAGATCTCCGGCCGTCTCGCACTGGCCGAGTCGAACGTCAAGGTTGCCATCAACAATTTCGAAGATGCCCAGACGAACTTCAAGCGCATCTACGGAGAAACGGTCGACCCCGAGGATATGATGGAAGCGAAGGTCAACGCTGCGTTGATGCCGATGAGCATCGAGGCGGCGGAAAAAACGGCGCTTCAGTATTATCCGACCCTGATGGCCAGCCGTAAAAACATCAAGGCGGCGCAGGAGGCATACAGCCAGGCGGCTTACACCTACTATCCGAGCGTCGACCTGGAGGTCAAACAGTCCCATGTCAACAATGACAGGACGGGCGATTACGCATGGCGCACGGATGCGGGCGACGAGAATGAATTCAGCGTGCAGCTGGTCGCATCGTGGAATATCTATAACGGCGGTGCGGATGTCGCCAGCCGCAAAAAAGCGCTCGCTTCCGCTTTCAACGCCTCCGAAAAAATGATGGAGAACCAGCGCCTTGTTTTTGAACGTCTGAACTACTCCTGGGCGGCCAAAACCCGGATCACGGAGCAGCTGGAGTATCTGAAAGAGCACCGTGACTTCACACAAAGAACCCTGCAGGCGTACAACGAAGAGTTCCGCCTCGGACGCCGGACACTTCTGGACGTGCTGGATGTCGAGAACGAGTACTACACTTCCCGCAAGGCTTACGTCTCTACCCTGTACGATCAGCAACTGGCCGAATACCGGGTCATTGAAAACGTCGGGAGTCTGCCGCTGGTCGCGGAGGTGAAGCCCGAAGAGGTTCTGGCCCTGAAGCGCGATGCGATGGCACCGACTGAGGTCCCGGCGTCTGAGTAG